The Triticum aestivum cultivar Chinese Spring chromosome 7B, IWGSC CS RefSeq v2.1, whole genome shotgun sequence genome window below encodes:
- the LOC123161339 gene encoding protein FAR1-RELATED SEQUENCE 2, whose product MDDGISGVQESSDMSISSDGDGIKQRKESNVELAHGLAEAQSYGSLGEPEVGMTFDTENEVREYYNTYAKAKGFGVTRRSSHRDDNGQLKYLTFSCSRYGKAQSNSGNMLKPSRTAGTGCKAKINITRAPDGRFHLSTVILDHNHTLSPPKPRRFRCNKKLDFCVKRSLELNDPAEIRVSKSSAIPRVTHFDIEKQFQSAYTNLKFKEFQEELTQTMYCDRKLMQKEGAIEMYEITEDVLIDEDKGWRKDIVHHVYFSEEEFEVKCSCRRFEFTGILCRHVLCVLTHKKIKEVPPQYVFDWWKKNVNRKHNFIRCTYGGMEDTLAAERFDRLCNSFYPVAEIGAMSDDSCNALMEELHTLKIRFSSNSSSENGKEHVATREDAPLNGKTTSKTTPSPIAVRCARCPPSPRKQSMLDKLICQANEKKKEAEQKASSTNLNKKRPRKNRKSSVDDILEQHIMEHSSQQPVCLDGPASSITSQRTFDLAITTSNINPSVTATIPSGGSSTMVMPQILGEYTLMPFQVQQGSAIVSSSAELHFDGIGGLNNTVDRS is encoded by the exons ATGGATGATGGGATCAGTGGCGTTCAAGAATCAAGTGACATGTCTATTTCGAGCGATGGCGACGGCATTAAGCAACGAAAGGAAAGCAATGTGGAGCTTGCACATGGCCTTGCtgaagctcaatcatatggatcaCTTGGAGAACCTGAAGTGGGGATGACCTTTGATACCGAGAATGAGGTGAGAGAGTACTACAACACATATGCTAAAGCAAAAGGCTTCGGTGTGACGAGAAGGAGTTCACACAGAGATGATAATGGACAACTGAAGTACCTTACGTTTTCCTGCTCTCGCTATGGTAAGGCTCAGTCCAACTCAGGAAATATGTTGAAGCCAAGTCGAACAGCCGGGACAGGATGTAAAGCTAAAATCAATATTACCCGTGCTCCTGATGGGAGGTTTCATCTTTCGACGGTCATTTTGGATCATAATCATACATTAAGTCCACCTAAACCTCGGCGGTTCAGATGCAACAAAAAGTTAGACTTCTGTGTCAAGCGAAGTCTTGAACTGAATGACCCGGCTGAAATACGAGTAAGCAAGAGTTCAGCCATACCTCGTGTCACACACTTTGACATCGAGAAGCAATTTCAATCAGCTTATACAAATttgaagttcaaagaatttcaagaaGAGCTAACACAAACTATGTACTGTGATCGGAAGTTGATGCAAAAGGAGGGGGCGATAGAAATGTATGAAATCACCGAGGATGTGCTGATTGACGAAGATAAAGGATGGAGAAAAGATATTGTGCACCATGTATACTTCAGTGAGGAAGAGTTTGAAGTTAAGTGTTCATGTCGCCGCTTTGAGTTCACTGGTATTCTCTGTAGGCATGTGTTATGTGTGCTCACTCACAAGAAAATCAAGGAGGTTCCTCCACAATACGTCTTTGATTGGTGGAAAAAAAATGTGAACAGAAAGCACAACTTTATCAGATGCACATATGGCGGCATGGAAGACACTCTTGCTGCAGAACGTTTTGATAGATTGTGCAATTCTTTCTACCCAGTTGCAGAGATAGGCGCCATGTCAGATGATTCATGCAATGCTTTGATGGAAGAGCTTCACACCCTGAAAATTCGATTCTCTAGCAACTCAAGTTCTGAAAATGGTAAGGAACATGTTGCTACACGGGAAGATGCACCTTTGAATGGAAAGACAACAAGTAAAACTACACCAAGTCCAATAGCTGTCAGGTGTGCTCGATGTCCTCCTTCACCGAGAAAACAATCTATGCTTGATAAGCTTATTTGTCAAGCAAACGAAAAGAAGAAGGAAGCTGAACAAAAG GCTTCCTCCACAAATTTGAACAAGAAAAGGCCCCGTAAAAATAGAAAATCATCAGTGGATGATATTCTAGAACAACATATTATGGAACATTCG AGTCAGCAACCTGTTTGTTTGGATGGCCCAGCTAGTAGCATCACATCTCAG AGAACATTTGACTTGGCTATTACCACTAGCAACATAAATCCATCTGTGACAGCTACAATACCATCTGGAGGTTCATCGACAATGGTTATGCCTCAAATTCTTGGAGAATACACACTTATGCCATTTCAAGTTCAACAAGGATCGGctatagtgtccagctctgcagaACTACACTTTGATGGAATTGGAGGGCTCAACAATACGGTGGACCGGAGTTAG